The proteins below come from a single Asanoa ferruginea genomic window:
- a CDS encoding deoxyribonuclease IV → MRIGAHVDPTDPLAAATARDADAVQFFLTDPQGYKSPKPRADAADLKASEVDIYIHAPYLINVATLNNKIRIPSRKLLLAHAAGAADVGAKALIVHGGHVGAVDELETGFDNWRKTFAYAQDQGGFATPVLIENTAGGDHACARKLDMLARLWDAVGDYEVGFCLDTCHAHAGGEDLLGLVDRVKAITGRIDLIHCNDSKDPFDSGRDRHDNLGSGMIDPELLIAVVRAAGAPVIVETPGDAEGQAADIAFLRGKV, encoded by the coding sequence ATGCGCATCGGAGCTCACGTCGACCCGACCGATCCGTTAGCCGCCGCGACGGCCCGCGATGCCGACGCGGTGCAGTTCTTCCTCACCGACCCACAGGGCTACAAGTCGCCCAAGCCGAGAGCCGACGCCGCCGACCTCAAGGCCTCCGAGGTCGACATCTACATCCACGCGCCCTACCTGATCAACGTGGCGACGCTCAACAACAAGATCCGCATCCCGAGCCGCAAGCTGCTGCTCGCGCATGCCGCCGGCGCGGCCGATGTCGGTGCCAAGGCACTGATCGTCCACGGCGGACACGTCGGCGCGGTCGACGAGCTCGAGACCGGGTTCGACAACTGGCGCAAGACTTTCGCCTACGCGCAGGACCAGGGCGGTTTCGCCACCCCCGTGCTGATCGAGAACACCGCGGGTGGCGACCACGCCTGCGCCCGCAAGCTCGACATGTTGGCCCGGCTATGGGACGCCGTCGGCGACTACGAGGTCGGCTTCTGCCTCGACACGTGCCACGCCCACGCCGGTGGCGAAGACCTGCTCGGCCTGGTCGACCGGGTCAAGGCGATCACCGGCCGGATCGACCTGATTCACTGCAACGACTCGAAGGACCCGTTCGACTCCGGCCGGGATCGACACGACAACCTCGGTTCCGGAATGATCGACCCCGAGTTGCTCATCGCCGTCGTGAGGGCGGCCGGAGCACCGGTCATCGTGGAGACACCGGGCGACGCCGAGGGCCAAGCGGCCGACATCGCGTTTCTACGCGGCAAGGTGTGA
- the rpsF gene encoding 30S ribosomal protein S6, translating to MRHYEVMVILDPSLEERTVAPSLDTYLNVIRTAGGSVEKLDVWGRRRLSFEINKKAEGIYAVIDLQAEPAAVAELDRQLRLNESVLRTKVIRPETR from the coding sequence TTGCGTCATTACGAAGTTATGGTGATCCTCGATCCCTCTCTCGAGGAACGCACCGTCGCCCCGTCTCTCGACACATACCTCAATGTGATTCGGACCGCGGGTGGCTCGGTGGAGAAGCTCGATGTGTGGGGCCGCCGGCGGCTCTCGTTCGAGATCAACAAGAAGGCCGAGGGCATCTACGCCGTCATCGACCTGCAGGCGGAGCCTGCGGCGGTGGCTGAGCTGGACCGTCAGCTGCGACTCAACGAGTCGGTGCTGCGCACCAAGGTCATCCGGCCCGAGACGCGCTAA